Proteins from one Colias croceus chromosome 22, ilColCroc2.1 genomic window:
- the LOC123701737 gene encoding mitogen-activated protein kinase 15, which yields MSQNQANIKKDEHKKKEKEKDGQKKSPEKNMSEIDEHILKRFDIKKRLGKGAYGIVWKAVDKKSKDVVAIKKIFDAFRNQTDAQRTFREIIFLQSFRNHPNIVKLHSIHRATNNRDIYLGFEYMETDLHNVIKRGNILKDVHKRYIMYQMLKATKYIHSGNVIHRDQKPSNVLIDSACRVKLADFGLARSVSSMYSGGEEGADPCLTDYVATRWYRAPEILIASKNYTKGIDMWSLGCILGEMLTGSPLFPGTSTVNQIERIMAALPRPSTEDITAVCTGYGSSLIREQASTKAGVTSLHNMLSCAPRDAAELVQHLLVFNPAKRLSAERALHHEYVAKFHRERDEPTLPSDVLLPLRDDKQMSVDDYRNKLYSIMAKGFQNSPQLRKSHSSVKTHTLTTPIKSKSFQEQSEIKHHKTKLTSSADTKSRPKLSKTLDRPVKEFRSYQTISEKEKKPVKATRLFEHQDWLGANCRGDYLTDVKNSGKSPGNFTRDFFQPVKQSLDSKKHLQQRRNSTSFSTITIGDSELDYGKNSRHGVITASALMDLRTSIR from the exons atgagTCAAAACCAAGCGAATATAAAAAAGGATGAGCACAAAAAGAAAGAGAAAGAAAAAGATGGACAAAAGAAGAGTCCTGAAAAAAACATGTCAGAGATAGATGAACATATTCTAAAGAGGTTTGATATTAAAAAGAGACTTGGCAAAGGCGCTTATGGAATCGTGTGGAAGGCGGTTGATAAGAAAAGCAAAGATGTTGTggcgattaaaaaaatattcgacGCGTTCCGAAATCAAACAGACGCGCAGAGGACTTTCAGGGAAATCATATTTTTGCAATCATTCAGGAATCATCCGAATATAGTCAAACTTCATAGCATTCACAG GGCCACGAACAACCGCGACATCTACCTAGGCTTCGAGTATATGGAGACGGATCTACACAACGTGATAAAACGCGGCAACATACTGAAGGATGTGCACAAGCGGTACATTATGTACCAAATGCTGAAGGCGACGAAATACATACATTCAGGCAACGTGATACATAGGGATCAGAAGCCGAGTAACGTGCTTATTGATAGCGCTTGCAG GGTGAAACTAGCGGATTTTGGCCTGGCTAGATCCGTATCATCCATGTACTCCGGAGGGGAGGAGGGCGCGGACCCTTGCTTGACTGACTACGTGGCTACGAGGTGGTATCGGGCACCAGAAATACTGATTGCTAGTAAGAA CTATACAAAAGGCATAGACATGTGGTCGCTGGGTTGTATCCTTGGTGAGATGTTAACGGGATCTCCACTTTTCCCGGGAACGTCCACCGTAAACCAGATTGAGAGAATAATGGCCGCTCTACCAAGGCCTTCGACGGAAG ATATAACAGCAGTATGCACGGGCTACGGATCCTCTCTCATCCGCGAGCAAGCGTCTACCAAAGCGGGTGTGACGTCACTCCACAACATGCTCTCTTGCGCGCCGCGTGACGCAGCGGAATTGGTTCAGCATTTGCTGGTGTTCAACCCGGCGAAGCGGCTCAGCGCTGAGAGGGCGCTGCACCATGAATATGTCGCTAA GTTCCACAGAGAGCGAGACGAACCAACATTACCTTCAGACGTGCTCCTTCCGCTACGAGATGATAAGCAAATGTCGGTCGACGACTATAGAAACAAATTATACAGCATCATGGCTAAAGGCTTCCAGAACAGTCCACAATTACGGAAAAGTCATTCTAG CGTAAAAACCCACACGCTCACAACGCCCATAAAAAGCAAGAGTTTCCAAGAGCAATCCGAAATAAAGCATCACAAGACGAAACTGACGTCATCAGCGGACACCAAGAGCAGACCAAAACTATCAAAAACCCTCGACAGACCCGTCAAAGAATTCAGATCGTATCAAACTATAAGCGAAAAGGAAAAGAAACCAGTTAAAGCGACAAGGCTTTTCGAACACCAAGATTGGTTGGGCGCGAACTGCAGGGGCGATTATTTGACAGATGTCAAAAATAGCGGCAAAAGTCCAGGAAATTTTACAAGGGACTTCTTTCAGCCAGTAAAACAGAGTTTGGACTCGAAGAAACATTTGCAGCAAAGGAGGAATTCTACGTCGTTTTCTACAATTACAATTGGTGATTCTGAACTGGATTATGGGAAGAATTCCAGGCATGGGGTGATTACGGCAAGCGCTCTGATGGATCTTAGGACTAGCATACGATAG
- the LOC123701968 gene encoding uncharacterized protein LOC123701968 → MAALLSLMFFQVLIAFFTVNAKSMVPVLSLDQKPPNIKNLTNKPIEELKYLPFIMLIDKDMDTSEFWRETEILSLVRNNVMDIDYEKCEQSNQEKTLVQFPSRRTVRPICRQAYDYQLCPQCPRFSNHTECELFRDSCRERKVKPSEYRTYCDKKYGKWRTMFIPSDYSQCRCCDECVFYRELDQSCIQDDYDFDADEFLPVTTLDFRAGCNPYWGHPEQELRALRCDNILRRCVPVNIPLLPNETLTIRRSFRYDPPTGGGDCPVWCRGYECQTGMVKEQDCAPGAFLPDKDQCNCCGRCSSYQQLNEKCAEFKKSVHMVNGSKETEVEEEFLEPGCDDGLVCRHGFCQDIHTVQTFAGGRRRRDQTLYEANEPCKRELKSFKKKYGQDGHLHYNAPQCTPLWLYAPVQCRRFVCYCTLEDGTFIEGIKVPRVEVSNMNCDCAREKCRTGSDIDCDGYGNYKDALFTSAFEQWKEEANTTEPSKATTKLRTGYEAALPTESH, encoded by the exons atggcTGCTCTACTTTCTTTAATGTTCTTTCAAGTTTTGATAGCATTTTTTACCGTAAATGCTAAGAGCATGGTTCCCGTTCTGTCTTTGGATCAAAAAcctccgaatataaagaatttaaCCAATAAGCCGATAGAGGAATTAAAA TATCTCCCCTTCATAATGCTCATAGACAAAGACATGGACACGAGTGAATTTTGGCGGGAAACAGAAATATTGTCTCTGGTCAGAAACAACGTAATGGACATAGACTATGAGAAATGTGAACAGAGTAATCAAGAGAAGACTCTTGTTCAATTTCCGAGTCGACGCACTGTGAGACCAATTTGCAGACAAGCTTATG attatcAACTGTGTCCGCAGTGCCCACGCTTCAGTAACCATACTGAATGCGAACTGTTTCGAGATTCTTGCAG AGAAAGAAAAGTAAAGCCATCTGAATACAGAACATATTGCGACAAGAAATATGGAAAATGGCGGACTATGTTTATTCCGTCTGATTATTCACAATGCCGATGCTGTGACGAGTGCGTTTTCTATCGag AACTCGACCAATCTTGCATTCAAGATGATTATGATTTTGATGCTGACGAATTTTTACCAGTCACCACTTTAG ACTTCCGCGCCGGTTGCAACCCGTACTGGGGTCACCCAGAACAAGAGCTAAGAGCTCTACGATGCGACAATATTTTACGCCGAT GTGTTCCAGTCAACATACCACTATTGCCAAATGAGACATTAACAAT TCGTCGCAGTTTCCGCTACGATCCCCCCACGGGAGGGGGGGACTGTCCCGTATGGTGCCGTGGTTACGAGTGTCAAACAGGCATGGTGAAGGAGCAGGATTGCGCTCCGGGTGCCTTCCTGCCTGATAAGGATCAGTGCAATTGTTGTGGACGATGCAGTTCTTATCAAc AACTTAATGAAAAATGTGCGGAATTCAAAAAAAGTGTTCACATGGTGAACGGATCAAAAGAGACTGag GTAGAGGAAGAGTTTCTGGAGCCAGGCTGTGATGATGGTCTGGTCTGTAGACACGGCTTCTGTCAGGACATTCACACAGTTCAGACGTTTGCGGGCGGGAGACGGAGGCGGGACCAGACGTTGTATGAGGCTAATG AGCCATGTAAACGTGAACTGAAGAGTTTCAAGAAGAAGTACGGACAAGACGGTCACTTGCACTATAACGCGCCACAGTGTACGCCCCTCTGGTTATATGCACCTGTACaa TGTCGTCGTTTCGTTTGCTACTGCACTTTAGAAGACGGAACTTTTATCGAGGGTATAAAAGTGCCTCGCGTTGAAGTGTCCAATATGAACTGTG ATTGTGCTCGCGAAAAGTGTAGAACTGGCTCAGATATAGATTGCGACGGCTATGGCAACTATAAGGATGCTCTGTTTACATCTGCCTTTGAACAGTGGAAGGAGGAGGCTAATACCACAG AGCCGTCAAAAGCAACAACCAAATTGCGCACGGGATACGAAGCAGCGCTGCCAACCGAATCTCATTAG
- the LOC123701746 gene encoding GMP reductase 1-like has translation MPNIINEVKLDFKDVLLRPKRSTLNSRNDVDLFREITFRNSGQTYRGVPVMASNMDTVGTFEMARELSKHGLFTCIHKYYTVDEWKKFAEDHPECLAQMAASSGTAEADFDRLSEILNNVKEIKFVCLDVANGYSQHFVEYVRRVRAAYPKHTIIAGNVVTGEMVEELILSGADIIKVGIGPGSVCTTRIKTGVGYPQLSAVIECADAAHGLKGHIISDGGCTCPGDVAKAFGAGADFVMAGGMFAGHDQCGGEVVTKPDGRKVKLFYGMSSSTAMLKHSGGVAEYRSSEGKTVEVEYRGDVGVTVKDILGGLRSTCTYVGAAKLRELPRRATFIRCCRQVNDTFS, from the exons ATGCCGAACATTATAAACGAGGTTAAATTAGACTTCAAGGATGTGTTACTACGACCGAAAAGAAGCACGCTGAACAGCAGAAATGAC GTGGATTTATTCCGCGAGATCACATTCCGTAACTCCGGCCAGACATACCGGGGCGTTCCCGTGATGGCCAGCAACATGGATACCGTTGGAACGTTCGAGATGGCTCGGGAACTTTCTAAG CATGGTCTTTTCACGTGTATCCACAAGTATTATACAGTAGATGAATGGAAGAAATTCGCTGAAGACCATCCGGAGTGTTTAGCACAAATGG ccGCAAGTTCAGGCACAGCGGAAGCCGACTTCGATAGACTAAGTGAGATTCTGAATAACGTAAAAGAGATAAAATTTGTCTGTCTGGATGTAGCCAATGGGTATTCGCAGCATTTTGTTGAATATGTCCGAAGAGTTCGGGCTGCGTACCCTAAACATACTATTATC gCTGGCAACGTCGTAACGGGTGAAATGGTTGAAGAACTTATTTTATCCGGCGCTGATATTATTAAG GTGGGCATAGGTCCAGGATCTGTTTGCACGACTAGGATTAAAACTGGCGTGGGCTATCCACAACTATCTGCTGTCATTGAATGTGCAGATGCTGCTCATGGACTGAAGGGACATATTATATCG GACGGTGGTTGCACATGTCCAGGAGACGTAGCCAAGGCGTTTGGCGCGGGGGCTGACTTCGTAATGGCGGGTGGTATGTTTGCTGGCCACGACCAGTGTGGTGGGGAAGTGGTCACCAAACCTGATGGGAGGAAGGTTAAGCTGTTCTATGGCATGTCGTCTTCTACGGCCATGTTGAAACATTCTGGGGGTGTTGCGGAGTATAGATCTTCGGAAG gtAAAACTGTAGAAGTGGAATACAGAGGTGACGTAGGTGTAACAGTAAAGGATATTCTAGGCGGTCTAAGATCGACCTGTACCTATGTAGGTGCAGCTAAACTACGGGAATTGCCCCGACGGGCCACTTTCATCAGATGCTGTAGGCAAGTCAATGACACCTTCTCTTAA